The Desulfoscipio gibsoniae DSM 7213 genome contains a region encoding:
- a CDS encoding tRNA threonylcarbamoyladenosine dehydratase, which produces MSHRFARTELLIGSTGLEKLAACKVAVFGLGGVGSFTAEALARSGVGSLFLVDHDTVDITNINRQLHALSDTVGLPKTQVMKERLLQVNPALQIQTRQQKFTPELTADMLDNRDLDFVVDTIDDVDNKAALIAGCVKRNMPVISAMGAGNKLDPTSFKIDSIWKTSVCPLARVMRKKLRAIGITADVPVVYSTARPISPLADTNAHTVSTRYTPATGSSVPAAHGFCISGPPGSIAYVPSVAGLIMAAFVTDKLLGLDVFPVV; this is translated from the coding sequence GTGTCGCATAGATTTGCCAGGACGGAGCTGCTGATTGGCAGCACGGGTCTTGAAAAATTGGCTGCCTGTAAAGTGGCGGTATTCGGCCTTGGCGGCGTGGGTTCCTTTACAGCGGAGGCACTGGCCCGTTCCGGGGTGGGGTCCCTTTTTCTGGTGGACCATGATACAGTGGATATTACCAATATTAATCGCCAGCTGCACGCGCTGTCCGATACCGTGGGCCTACCCAAAACGCAAGTGATGAAAGAGCGCCTGCTTCAAGTAAATCCTGCCTTACAGATACAAACCCGGCAGCAAAAATTTACTCCTGAGCTCACCGCCGATATGCTGGATAACCGGGATCTTGACTTTGTAGTAGACACTATAGACGACGTGGACAACAAGGCGGCTTTAATTGCCGGCTGTGTTAAGCGAAATATGCCGGTGATTTCCGCCATGGGGGCAGGTAATAAATTAGACCCCACTTCATTTAAAATTGACAGCATATGGAAAACATCAGTTTGCCCGCTGGCCAGGGTAATGCGTAAAAAATTACGGGCCATCGGGATTACTGCTGATGTGCCAGTGGTTTATTCCACGGCCCGCCCTATTAGCCCGCTTGCGGATACCAACGCGCATACTGTATCAACCCGGTATACCCCGGCCACGGGTTCTTCCGTGCCGGCAGCTCACGGATTTTGCATATCCGGCCCTCCAGGCAGTATTGCTTATGTACCTTCGGTGGCGGGGTTGATTATGGCTGCTTTTGTTACCGACAAATTGCTGGGTTTGGATGTTTTTCCCGTTGTTTGA
- the aspS gene encoding aspartate--tRNA ligase codes for MSESLQGMKRSHYCGELAAGDNGRAVTLMGWVNTRRDHGGLIFVDLRDRTGLVQVVFSPDINSTSFEKAEGVRSEYVLAITGRVSIRPEGTVNLNLATGEIEVLVDEMRVLNRAKTPPFYIEDGVEVDENLRLRYRYLDLRRPEMQQALLMRHRAAKAVRDFLDEHGFWEIETPMLTRSTPEGARDFLVPSRLNPGRFYALPQSPQLFKQILMVSGMDRYFQIVRCFRDEDLRADRQPEFTQIDLEMSFVDVEDVLSLMEEMIARLCREMVGLDVATPFTRLTYQEAMDRFGSDKPDTRFGMELVDITDIAAGCGFKVFTSAVEGSGQVRGINAAGCGGYSRKDIDDLTKFAAIYQARGLAYFIVTADGVKSPIAKFFNEREIATILDRFNAQEGDLLLFVADQPNVVAASLGALRLHLAERLDIIPRDKFNFLWVTDFPLLEYDDEEKRWVAMHHPFTSPREEDLPLLQSDPGRVRARAYDMVLNGIEIGGGSIRIHRRDVQEIMFDAIGLTKEEAQEKFFYMLEAFEYGTPPHGGIAFGFDRLIMLLTGKKTIRDVIPFPKTQSATDLMTMAPGAVDERQLRELHIKSAVKKAADKK; via the coding sequence ATGTCAGAATCTTTACAGGGGATGAAACGCAGCCATTATTGCGGGGAATTAGCCGCCGGCGACAACGGCAGGGCGGTTACTCTAATGGGTTGGGTTAATACCCGCCGTGACCATGGCGGCCTAATTTTTGTTGATTTGCGCGACCGCACCGGGCTGGTGCAGGTAGTCTTCAGCCCCGATATCAACAGCACGTCCTTTGAAAAGGCCGAGGGTGTACGCAGTGAATATGTGCTGGCGATAACCGGGCGGGTATCCATAAGGCCCGAGGGGACGGTGAACCTAAATTTGGCCACCGGGGAAATTGAAGTGCTGGTGGATGAAATGCGCGTATTAAACCGGGCTAAAACACCGCCCTTTTATATTGAAGACGGGGTGGAGGTAGACGAAAACCTGCGCCTGCGCTATCGCTACCTGGACCTGCGCCGGCCGGAAATGCAGCAGGCATTGCTGATGCGTCACCGGGCCGCCAAGGCGGTGCGTGACTTCCTTGACGAACATGGCTTTTGGGAAATTGAAACACCCATGTTGACTCGCAGCACCCCCGAGGGGGCCAGAGACTTTTTGGTGCCCAGCCGCTTGAACCCGGGTCGTTTTTATGCCCTGCCCCAGTCACCCCAGTTGTTTAAACAAATTTTAATGGTATCGGGCATGGACAGATATTTTCAAATTGTACGCTGCTTTAGGGATGAGGATTTGCGGGCCGACCGGCAGCCCGAGTTCACCCAGATAGACCTGGAAATGTCCTTTGTTGATGTTGAAGATGTACTTTCACTGATGGAAGAAATGATCGCCAGGCTGTGCCGGGAAATGGTAGGACTTGATGTAGCTACGCCCTTTACACGCCTGACCTACCAGGAGGCCATGGACCGCTTTGGCTCGGACAAGCCCGACACCAGGTTTGGCATGGAATTAGTGGACATCACGGATATTGCCGCGGGCTGTGGATTCAAGGTGTTCACCTCAGCGGTGGAAGGCAGCGGGCAGGTGCGCGGCATTAACGCCGCCGGTTGCGGCGGGTACAGCCGCAAGGATATCGACGACCTTACCAAGTTTGCAGCAATTTACCAGGCTCGCGGTTTGGCTTATTTCATTGTCACCGCCGATGGGGTAAAGTCTCCGATCGCCAAATTCTTCAATGAGCGAGAAATTGCCACTATTTTAGACCGGTTTAACGCCCAAGAAGGTGACCTGTTGTTGTTTGTAGCTGACCAACCAAATGTGGTGGCAGCTTCTCTGGGGGCGCTCCGTCTCCACCTGGCCGAGCGGCTTGATATCATTCCCCGGGATAAGTTTAACTTTTTATGGGTCACCGATTTCCCCCTGCTGGAGTATGACGACGAAGAGAAGCGCTGGGTGGCCATGCACCACCCGTTTACCTCACCTCGGGAGGAAGACTTACCTTTATTGCAGAGCGATCCGGGCCGGGTGCGGGCGCGGGCTTACGATATGGTTTTAAACGGTATTGAAATAGGGGGAGGCAGCATTAGGATTCACCGCCGGGATGTGCAGGAAATAATGTTTGATGCCATCGGCCTTACCAAGGAAGAGGCCCAAGAAAAGTTCTTCTATATGCTGGAGGCCTTCGAGTATGGTACTCCGCCCCACGGGGGCATTGCCTTCGGGTTTGACCGTCTGATCATGCTGCTGACCGGTAAAAAGACTATCCGTGATGTGATACCATTCCCCAAGACCCAAAGTGCCACTGATTTAATGACCATGGCTCCTGGAGCGGTGGATGAACGTCAACTTAGAGAACTGCATATAAAAAGTGCGGTAAAAAAGGCAGCCGATAAGAAATAA
- the hisS gene encoding histidine--tRNA ligase, which produces MLTTRPRGTADILPGQVENWHYIENVAARVCREYGYREIRTPIFEHTELFVRGVGENTDIVEKEMYTFQDRGERSITLRPEGTASVVRAYLENKLYAGPQPVKAYYIGPMFRYDRPQAGRYRQFHQFGIEVFGAQQPAVDAEVMALAMDFYGRLGLNDLELHINSLGCPECRNVVREKLQQFFQPVLGELCANCQNRYARNPLRILDCKSNRCTELAREAPTTTDCLCLECRAHFDQVQQYMQDLGIPYVLDKRLVRGLDYYTHTAFEIMAPDIGAQSSVGGGGRYNGLIEACGGPPTPGIGFALGLERILLALESRGKLPDIQAGPVVFLVAVGDRAVRESFSLLARLRAAGIAADMDYQGRSLKAQMKYAGKLGVRYTVIIGEDELQKGSVVLRDMTAGSQRDIPADQIISALK; this is translated from the coding sequence ATGTTGACTACACGGCCGCGGGGGACCGCTGATATTCTCCCGGGTCAGGTTGAAAATTGGCACTACATAGAGAATGTGGCGGCCCGGGTGTGTCGGGAGTACGGTTACCGGGAAATCCGCACCCCTATTTTTGAGCATACGGAATTATTTGTGCGCGGGGTGGGGGAAAACACCGATATAGTGGAAAAAGAAATGTATACCTTCCAGGACCGGGGCGAGCGGAGCATTACCCTGCGCCCTGAGGGAACAGCATCCGTGGTGCGGGCCTACCTGGAAAATAAGCTGTACGCCGGGCCCCAGCCAGTAAAAGCCTATTACATAGGGCCCATGTTCAGATACGACCGTCCCCAGGCCGGGCGCTACCGGCAGTTTCACCAGTTCGGGATAGAGGTGTTTGGGGCACAGCAGCCCGCGGTGGATGCCGAAGTAATGGCTCTGGCCATGGATTTTTATGGCCGGTTGGGGCTAAATGATTTGGAGCTGCACATAAACAGTTTGGGCTGCCCCGAGTGCCGTAATGTAGTACGGGAAAAGCTGCAGCAGTTTTTCCAGCCCGTGCTGGGTGAATTGTGTGCCAACTGTCAAAACAGATATGCAAGAAATCCATTACGGATACTGGATTGTAAATCAAATCGCTGCACCGAGCTGGCCCGGGAGGCACCCACCACAACGGACTGCCTGTGCCTGGAATGCCGGGCTCATTTTGACCAAGTGCAGCAGTATATGCAGGATCTAGGTATACCCTATGTGCTGGATAAGAGGCTGGTGCGCGGCTTAGACTATTATACCCACACCGCCTTTGAAATAATGGCTCCCGATATTGGTGCACAAAGTTCCGTTGGTGGGGGCGGGCGCTATAACGGTTTAATTGAAGCGTGCGGTGGGCCGCCCACCCCGGGTATCGGTTTTGCACTGGGGCTGGAAAGGATTTTGCTGGCTCTGGAAAGCCGCGGAAAACTGCCGGACATACAGGCCGGCCCGGTGGTATTTTTAGTAGCCGTAGGGGACCGGGCGGTTCGGGAAAGTTTCTCTTTGCTGGCCCGGTTGCGGGCCGCCGGTATAGCTGCTGATATGGACTACCAGGGACGCAGTCTCAAAGCCCAGATGAAATACGCTGGTAAGCTGGGTGTGCGCTATACTGTTATTATCGGCGAGGATGAACTGCAAAAGGGCAGCGTTGTGCTGCGGGATATGACCGCGGGCAGCCAGCGAGATATCCCTGCTGACCAGATTATCAGTGCACTAAAATAA
- a CDS encoding DUF896 domain-containing protein, whose translation MELVERINYLARKQRYEGLTDEEKDEQQKLRRQYLDGIRKQIVDAMEGAGYTKKHDTLCECHECKSRQ comes from the coding sequence ATGGAACTAGTAGAAAGAATTAATTATTTGGCCCGCAAACAGCGTTATGAAGGATTGACCGATGAAGAAAAAGATGAGCAGCAAAAGCTACGCAGGCAATATCTGGACGGCATCCGCAAGCAGATTGTGGACGCCATGGAAGGTGCCGGGTATACAAAAAAACATGACACCCTGTGCGAATGCCATGAATGCAAGTCACGTCAATAA
- a CDS encoding AMP-binding protein, which produces MSEIKVIGALPGDHNLRNYKETYSTFSFTELARDFYGDAAGVNIAHRVLDDNIARGLGDRVALYFDADDRQESYTFNQLNEIVNRFANTLDKRGLQRGDRLALFLPRSPELYISFLGAAKKGIIVVPLFEAFMEDAVRERLQSSGARALVTITDLLPRVPRQNLPRLNTVFITGGMASDIDNVLDWHSEVAAASSVAHCCWLTREDPLFILYAAGADGRPKGLVHVHDIMLGLWNTAAWVHDLKEGDVYWCTADPGWITGIAYGFLAPWLHGVPVLVKGGRFDAASWCRVLEKYKVSVWYSAPTAWRMIIAAGPQVYGQYDLGSVRHLLSVGEPLTADVMQWCMDTFGIPVYDTWWMSETGMNMICNLRCLDIKLGSIGRPVPGIKAAVVDDAGNELPPYRVGNLAVQRGWPAMARDVWGEREKYEAYFKLDPWFISGDAAYMDEDGYFYFQGRVDGVINTAGERVGPWEVEEKLREHPAVQDAGVAGKPDKIRGEIIKAYIVLQPGYQWSEQLGEELRNYVKNGLAAHAAPREFAVKETIPKTPDGQVDRKALRGWVLELGG; this is translated from the coding sequence ATGAGTGAAATAAAGGTAATAGGCGCCCTGCCCGGCGACCATAATTTGCGGAACTATAAAGAAACTTACAGTACATTCAGTTTTACGGAACTGGCCCGGGATTTTTACGGGGACGCTGCCGGGGTCAATATTGCGCACCGGGTGCTGGATGATAATATTGCCCGCGGGCTGGGGGACCGGGTGGCGCTTTATTTCGACGCTGATGACCGGCAGGAGAGTTATACCTTTAATCAATTGAACGAAATTGTTAACCGGTTTGCCAATACCCTGGACAAACGAGGCCTGCAGCGGGGCGACCGTCTGGCTTTGTTTCTACCCCGCAGCCCGGAGCTGTATATCAGCTTTTTGGGGGCGGCCAAGAAAGGGATTATAGTAGTGCCTCTTTTCGAGGCATTCATGGAGGACGCCGTGCGGGAGCGGCTGCAGAGCAGCGGTGCCCGGGCTCTGGTGACCATTACTGATTTATTGCCCCGGGTGCCGCGGCAAAATTTACCCAGGTTAAACACAGTATTTATCACCGGTGGCATGGCGTCAGACATCGACAACGTTTTGGACTGGCACAGTGAAGTGGCCGCTGCCTCATCCGTGGCACATTGCTGCTGGTTAACCAGGGAGGATCCCCTGTTTATACTATATGCCGCCGGTGCAGACGGGCGCCCCAAGGGGCTTGTACATGTGCACGATATCATGCTGGGCTTGTGGAACACTGCTGCCTGGGTGCATGATTTAAAGGAAGGGGACGTTTACTGGTGTACTGCCGACCCGGGCTGGATTACTGGTATTGCCTATGGATTTTTGGCGCCCTGGCTGCACGGTGTGCCGGTGCTGGTTAAGGGGGGGCGCTTTGATGCGGCCAGTTGGTGCCGGGTACTGGAAAAATATAAAGTGAGCGTGTGGTACAGTGCGCCCACCGCCTGGCGCATGATTATCGCCGCAGGGCCGCAAGTTTATGGACAGTACGACCTGGGCAGCGTGCGGCACTTGCTCAGCGTGGGTGAGCCGCTTACTGCCGATGTCATGCAGTGGTGCATGGACACCTTTGGCATTCCGGTTTATGATACCTGGTGGATGAGCGAGACAGGGATGAACATGATATGCAACCTGCGCTGCCTGGATATCAAGCTGGGTTCCATTGGCCGGCCCGTGCCCGGCATCAAGGCTGCCGTGGTGGACGATGCCGGCAACGAGCTGCCGCCTTACCGTGTGGGCAACCTGGCCGTGCAGCGGGGCTGGCCCGCCATGGCCCGGGATGTGTGGGGGGAACGGGAGAAATACGAGGCCTACTTTAAGCTGGACCCCTGGTTTATCTCCGGGGATGCTGCGTACATGGATGAGGATGGCTATTTTTACTTCCAGGGCCGGGTTGATGGGGTGATCAATACAGCAGGCGAGCGGGTCGGCCCGTGGGAAGTGGAGGAGAAGCTACGGGAGCACCCGGCTGTTCAGGATGCCGGCGTAGCAGGTAAACCGGACAAAATAAGGGGTGAAATTATCAAGGCCTATATTGTGCTGCAACCAGGCTACCAGTGGTCGGAACAATTGGGCGAAGAGCTGCGCAATTATGTGAAGAACGGCCTGGCGGCCCACGCTGCTCCCAGGGAGTTTGCGGTTAAGGAAACCATCCCTAAAACACCGGATGGCCAGGTAGATCGTAAAGCGTTAAGGGGTTGGGTACTGGAGCTGGGTGGTTAA
- a CDS encoding MBL fold metallo-hydrolase — protein MIFEGFGVGPIEANCYIIGCDKTGVGAVVDPGAEGDRILKRLKALGIKCKYIILTHGHVDHISALKEVREATGAEVLIHAQDAGMLTSPGQNLSMYMGSLLKFKAAERLLEEGDKIQVGEVTIEVIHTPGHTPGGISLKVGNILITGDTLFQGSVGRSDFPGGDHNVLINSIKTKLLVFPDDTRVYPGHGPASTIGAEKRHNPFL, from the coding sequence TTGATCTTTGAAGGATTCGGGGTTGGCCCCATTGAAGCCAATTGTTACATAATCGGCTGCGATAAAACCGGAGTAGGAGCAGTGGTGGATCCCGGTGCCGAGGGCGATCGCATTTTAAAGCGGCTGAAAGCACTGGGGATTAAATGCAAATATATTATTCTCACCCACGGTCATGTGGACCACATATCGGCGCTGAAAGAGGTGCGCGAAGCTACCGGTGCTGAAGTACTCATTCACGCGCAGGATGCCGGCATGCTCACCAGCCCTGGACAAAACCTATCCATGTATATGGGTTCGCTGCTAAAGTTTAAGGCAGCTGAACGTTTGTTGGAGGAAGGGGACAAAATACAAGTGGGCGAGGTGACCATCGAAGTTATTCATACCCCCGGCCATACCCCGGGCGGCATTTCTTTGAAAGTGGGAAATATTTTAATTACGGGGGATACCCTGTTCCAGGGCTCTGTGGGGCGTTCCGACTTCCCCGGAGGCGATCACAACGTATTGATCAATTCCATTAAAACTAAATTGCTGGTCTTCCCCGATGATACCAGAGTTTACCCTGGTCACGGCCCTGCCTCCACCATTGGTGCTGAGAAAAGACACAATCCCTTTCTCTAA
- a CDS encoding MBL fold metallo-hydrolase: MIFYRLEVGSLATNCYIIGCPETGIGAVVDPGDEGEIILNKLDSLQLKCKYIILTHGHIDHIGALDEVHAATGAKVLMHAGDMQRLTNPSRYSFLPVRSLKFPGVDRLLEDGDKIQVGNITLEVLHTPGHTPGGICLKAGDILITGDTLFACSVGRSDLPGGNHQVLINSIKTKLLGFADETEIYPGHGPASTIGAEKRYNPFL; this comes from the coding sequence TTGATTTTTTACCGACTGGAAGTGGGTTCACTAGCTACCAATTGTTACATCATCGGTTGTCCTGAAACCGGGATAGGAGCAGTGGTGGATCCCGGAGACGAGGGCGAAATTATCCTCAACAAGCTGGACAGTCTGCAATTAAAGTGTAAATACATAATTCTCACCCATGGCCATATTGATCATATTGGCGCACTGGATGAAGTACATGCGGCCACCGGTGCCAAGGTGCTCATGCACGCCGGTGATATGCAAAGGCTGACCAACCCGTCGCGATATTCATTTTTGCCCGTCCGTTCCCTAAAATTTCCGGGGGTTGACCGGCTGCTGGAGGATGGTGATAAAATACAGGTGGGCAATATTACCTTGGAGGTACTGCACACGCCCGGCCACACCCCGGGTGGTATATGCCTCAAGGCGGGAGATATATTAATTACCGGGGACACTCTTTTTGCTTGTTCAGTGGGGCGTTCCGATCTGCCCGGGGGCAACCACCAGGTATTGATTAATTCCATAAAAACCAAACTGTTGGGTTTTGCCGATGAGACTGAGATTTATCCCGGACATGGCCCTGCTTCCACCATTGGCGCTGAGAAAAGATATAACCCGTTTCTTTAA
- a CDS encoding RelA/SpoT family protein, whose amino-acid sequence MSLEDIIQKVILYNPDADLQLLKRAFAFANEAHAGQKRNSGEPYITHPVAITTILTDLEMDMDTLVAGLLHDTVEDTGTTLEDIEKYFGREVAQLVDGVTKLSRLEYRSKEERQVENLRKMFLAMARDIRVVLIKLADRLHNMRTLQYHLEHKQREIALETLEIFAPLAHRLGIYRLKWELEDLALRFSNPEKYYELADLVARTREKREEYIRSIISVLHKKMMEVKINAEIQGRPKNLYSIYMKMQKQQLEFNQIYDVMAVRVLVDSVRDCYAVLGTVHTLWVPIPGRFKDYIAMPKSNMYQSLHTTVVSPQGDPLEIQIRTWEMHRTSEYGIAAHWRYKEGGGKDGDFDRKLSWLRQILDWQKDLKDAREFMESLKIDLFADVVFVFTPKGDVMEFPAGSTPLDFAYRVHTQVGHNCVGAKVNNKIVPLDYTLKNGDRVEVLTSKQSHGPSRDWLKIVKTSQAKTKIRQWFKKEQREDNINRGRELLEREIKKHGLEPDAIKSDKLTEYGQKMNLISLDDVYAAVGDGTVSASSLVNKLREEVVREGKQALVSEGIRVLLQQSESRPLPSWGKPTQGIRVRGVDNLLIRLAHCCNPVPGDDIVGYITRGRGVSIHREDCSNVESLLNEPDRLVEVAWDKDFHSPFQVRLEIVGADRAGLLSDIMSVLMELKMSANWVTARGRKDNTGVVEMILEMRNMDQLDYIINRFSRVQDVYSVNRRGQA is encoded by the coding sequence ATGTCTCTGGAAGATATAATTCAAAAAGTAATTTTATACAATCCCGATGCTGACCTGCAGCTTCTCAAGCGGGCCTTTGCTTTTGCGAACGAGGCACATGCCGGGCAAAAGCGCAATTCCGGGGAGCCGTATATCACTCACCCGGTAGCTATTACCACCATTTTGACCGACCTGGAAATGGATATGGATACATTGGTAGCCGGCCTGCTGCATGATACGGTGGAAGATACCGGCACCACCCTGGAGGATATAGAGAAGTACTTTGGCCGGGAAGTAGCCCAGCTGGTGGACGGGGTAACCAAGTTAAGCCGCCTGGAATATCGCTCCAAGGAAGAGCGTCAGGTGGAAAACCTGCGTAAAATGTTTCTGGCCATGGCGCGGGATATCCGGGTGGTGCTGATAAAACTGGCCGACCGGCTGCATAACATGCGTACGCTGCAATACCACCTGGAACACAAGCAGCGGGAAATAGCGCTGGAGACGTTGGAGATATTTGCACCTTTGGCTCACCGCCTGGGTATTTACAGGTTGAAGTGGGAGCTGGAAGACCTGGCCCTGCGCTTCAGCAACCCGGAAAAATATTATGAGCTGGCTGATCTGGTCGCCCGCACCCGTGAAAAACGGGAGGAGTATATACGTTCCATTATATCCGTTCTGCACAAAAAAATGATGGAAGTAAAAATAAACGCGGAAATACAGGGTCGGCCCAAAAACCTTTACAGTATCTATATGAAAATGCAAAAGCAGCAGCTGGAGTTTAACCAGATTTACGATGTGATGGCGGTCAGGGTGCTGGTGGATTCGGTGCGGGATTGTTATGCCGTTTTGGGTACCGTGCATACCTTATGGGTGCCTATCCCCGGCCGGTTTAAGGATTATATAGCCATGCCCAAATCCAACATGTACCAGTCACTTCATACCACTGTGGTTAGTCCCCAGGGCGACCCCCTGGAAATACAAATCAGAACCTGGGAGATGCACCGTACTTCGGAGTATGGCATTGCCGCCCACTGGCGTTACAAGGAAGGCGGGGGCAAGGACGGTGATTTTGACCGCAAACTTAGCTGGTTGCGGCAGATTCTGGACTGGCAAAAGGATCTCAAAGATGCCCGTGAATTCATGGAAAGCTTGAAAATAGATCTTTTTGCCGATGTGGTGTTTGTATTTACCCCCAAAGGCGATGTGATGGAATTTCCCGCCGGCTCTACGCCGCTGGACTTTGCCTACCGAGTGCATACCCAGGTGGGACACAATTGCGTGGGGGCCAAGGTGAACAACAAAATAGTTCCCCTGGATTATACCCTGAAGAATGGTGACCGGGTGGAGGTGCTGACTTCCAAGCAAAGCCACGGTCCCAGCCGTGATTGGTTGAAAATAGTCAAAACATCCCAGGCTAAAACAAAGATCAGGCAATGGTTTAAAAAGGAACAGCGGGAAGACAATATAAATAGAGGCCGGGAACTGCTGGAGAGGGAAATTAAAAAACACGGCCTCGAGCCCGATGCCATAAAAAGCGATAAGCTTACTGAATATGGCCAAAAAATGAATTTAATCAGTTTGGACGATGTCTACGCTGCTGTGGGCGATGGTACTGTCTCTGCTTCCAGCCTCGTAAATAAGCTGCGGGAGGAAGTGGTTCGAGAAGGCAAACAGGCCCTGGTCAGCGAGGGAATCAGGGTGCTGCTGCAGCAATCGGAATCCCGCCCCCTGCCCTCCTGGGGCAAGCCCACCCAGGGCATCCGGGTGCGGGGTGTGGATAACCTTTTGATCAGGCTGGCCCACTGCTGCAATCCGGTGCCCGGTGATGATATTGTGGGCTATATTACCCGCGGCAGGGGGGTTTCCATTCACAGGGAAGATTGTTCCAATGTCGAGTCACTGCTTAATGAACCCGACCGCCTGGTGGAAGTGGCCTGGGACAAAGATTTTCACTCCCCCTTCCAGGTGCGCTTGGAAATCGTGGGCGCGGACCGGGCCGGGCTGCTCAGCGATATTATGTCGGTGCTGATGGAGTTGAAAATGAGCGCCAACTGGGTAACCGCCCGGGGGCGTAAGGACAATACCGGGGTGGTGGAGATGATACTGGAGATGAGAAACATGGACCAGCTGGATTACATCATCAACCGGTTCAGCCGCGTCCAGGACGTATACAGCGTCAATCGCCGGGGTCAGGCTTAA